The following nucleotide sequence is from Flavimarina sp. Hel_I_48.
GATTGCTAGAACGTAAAGATACTTTTTATCGACGAAATACAAAATTTAAAGATTCCTTTAACATATTCGGGTAATTTAATAGGGATACTTGAAGATTTCAGTTGTACCGAATTATTCTTTTCCCCTGTATTGCGCACTTTCTTCAAAAATATGCTGAAGGATGCGCTGTTCCCTGTCATCAAAATCAATATGGCGGCGCTGCATCACTATTTTTATGGTCTCGAACGCCTTATCCATTCTATAGGTTGTCATCCCTGCGCTTCCTCCCCAACTGTAGGATGGTATAAAATTGCGCGGAAAATCACCACCGTAGATATTTGCTGCGACCCCTACCACGGTTCCTGTATTGAACATGGTATTGATACCGCATTTGCTGTGATCACCCATCATAAGCCCACAAAATTGGAGTCCGGTTTTTTCAAAACCTTCTTTTTCATAGTCCCACAAGCGTATCTCGGCATAATTATTTTTGAGATTGCTCGTATTGGTATCGGCACCCATGTTGCACCATTCCCCAAGTACGGAATTTCCTAAAAAGCCATCATGGCCCTTGTTTGAATATCCCATCAAAATAGAATTATTGATTTCACCACCCACTTTACTAAAGGGTCCCACAGTGGTAGGTCCATAAATTTTCGCCCCCATTTTTACGGCTGCCTGTTCACCCAGGGAAAAAGGTCCGCGGATAAGGCATCCCTCCATGACCTCACTGTTTTTTGCCAGATAAATGGGTCCGCCGGAAGCGTTGAGTGAAGCAAATGTTACAACGGCTCCTTCTTCGAGGAATATGTTTTCTTTATTTATGCAGTGCACCCCATCTGGTATAGGTTGCGAAGTACGGCCATGTGTAAGTAGTTTGAAATCTTCTTCGATCGCTCTGCCATTCAGGGAAAAGAGATCCCAGGTATGGTTGATTTTAAAAATCGCTTCTTCAGGGCAATTTTTGACATTAAATGCATCAAAATTTGCCTGATTTTCAGCTTTTTCACTGCGATAGGCAACAATCTCGTCAGCGTAAGCAAGGGCTTCTCTGGTTTTTAATTCTTTAACGGAAGTAACCAGCTCTTCCGTAGGTAAGAACGACGCGTTGATCAATACATTATCGTTTGTTTCCTTCAACTGAAATTTTTCTGAAAGATATTTTTCAGTAAGTGAGGAAGTTGGAGCGCTGAGATGCTTTTCCCACTTTTCACGTATGGTCAGTATGCCAATGCGCAGGTCAGCAACTGGACGGGTGAACGTGAAAGGCAGCAGTTGTTTACGGGCTTTGCCGTCAAAAAGAATGTAATTCATGTGTAAAAGCTATAATTCTTTGAGGTTTATTCTTGCCAAAGGTATCACATTGAAGTGAATAGGTTTTTGACTATCTAAAAAAATGATATTAACGATTTATTGCTTCGCCTGGTTTTATCCCAGATTTATTGTGGGCGTGTATCAATTTTTGGCTAAGATAATGAAAGCGTATATACAGAAACAATGCTGAGGTGCTCAAGCCTGCAAGCAGCCCAAACCAGATGCCCTGGCTTCCCATATTTTCGGCTTTGCCAAAATACCACGCCACGGGAAAGCCTACCAGCCAGTACGCTACAAAACAAATATACGTGGGTACCTTGACATCTTGCAGGCCGCGTAACGCACCCAGTATGACGACCTGCAGCCCATCGCTAAGCTGAAATAGTGCGGCTA
It contains:
- a CDS encoding GlmU family protein, whose protein sequence is MNYILFDGKARKQLLPFTFTRPVADLRIGILTIREKWEKHLSAPTSSLTEKYLSEKFQLKETNDNVLINASFLPTEELVTSVKELKTREALAYADEIVAYRSEKAENQANFDAFNVKNCPEEAIFKINHTWDLFSLNGRAIEEDFKLLTHGRTSQPIPDGVHCINKENIFLEEGAVVTFASLNASGGPIYLAKNSEVMEGCLIRGPFSLGEQAAVKMGAKIYGPTTVGPFSKVGGEINNSILMGYSNKGHDGFLGNSVLGEWCNMGADTNTSNLKNNYAEIRLWDYEKEGFEKTGLQFCGLMMGDHSKCGINTMFNTGTVVGVAANIYGGDFPRNFIPSYSWGGSAGMTTYRMDKAFETIKIVMQRRHIDFDDREQRILQHIFEESAQYRGKE